In one Haloplanus salinus genomic region, the following are encoded:
- a CDS encoding 3-hydroxyacyl-CoA dehydrogenase family protein: MSATPARIDDAAVLGSGVMGHGIALAFALDGHRVSLYDVNEDLLAESEGRIRSVLDTLVSAGEVDADDADAAAARITRTTSLSDAVSGVDFVTEAVVEELDVKREVFAELSAHAPDDAILATNTSGLSITAVADATDDPERVVGTHWFNPPYVVPLVEVVRGEETADSVVETTYDFFEAMGKTPVHVEKDIPGFIGNRIQMAMIYEAFSLLDRGVASAEAIDRAVKAGFGFRLPLLGVFEKVDHSGLDVEHEVEQYLLPELDRGTESKDVLNEAVENGDYGLKTGAGVYDWEGLDPGEIYDQRDEALLAILDLYDSYDMERTPRT, from the coding sequence ATGAGCGCCACGCCCGCGCGTATCGACGACGCCGCCGTCCTCGGCTCCGGCGTCATGGGCCACGGCATCGCACTCGCGTTCGCGCTCGACGGCCACCGGGTGTCGCTCTACGACGTGAACGAGGACCTCCTCGCGGAGAGCGAGGGACGGATCCGGTCGGTCCTCGATACGCTCGTCTCCGCGGGCGAAGTCGACGCCGACGACGCCGACGCCGCGGCCGCCCGCATCACCCGCACCACGTCGCTTTCCGACGCCGTTTCGGGCGTCGACTTCGTGACCGAGGCCGTCGTCGAGGAGCTAGACGTCAAGCGGGAGGTGTTCGCGGAGCTGTCGGCACACGCGCCCGACGACGCGATTCTCGCGACGAACACCTCGGGGCTATCGATCACGGCAGTCGCCGACGCGACCGACGACCCCGAACGCGTCGTCGGCACCCACTGGTTCAACCCACCCTACGTCGTGCCACTGGTCGAGGTGGTTCGCGGCGAGGAGACGGCCGATTCGGTCGTCGAGACGACCTACGATTTCTTCGAGGCGATGGGCAAGACGCCCGTACACGTCGAGAAGGACATTCCGGGCTTCATCGGAAACCGCATCCAAATGGCGATGATCTACGAGGCTTTCTCCCTGCTCGACCGCGGCGTCGCCAGCGCCGAAGCCATCGACCGCGCGGTCAAGGCCGGGTTCGGCTTTCGGCTCCCCCTGCTCGGCGTCTTCGAGAAAGTCGACCACTCCGGGCTCGACGTGGAACACGAAGTCGAACAGTACCTCCTCCCCGAACTCGACCGCGGGACGGAGTCGAAGGACGTCCTCAACGAGGCCGTCGAAAACGGCGACTACGGCCTGAAAACCGGCGCGGGCGTCTACGACTGGGAGGGGCTCGATCCCGGCGAGATATACGATCAGCGCGACGAGGCGCTCCTCGCCATTCTCGACCTCTACGACTCGTACGACATGGAGCGGACGCCGCGGACCTGA
- a CDS encoding BKACE family enzyme produces the protein MRDFDKSIISCAVTGAIHVPTMSPHLPITAEEIAQEAIDAAEAGASIVHVHVRDEETGEPTSDLDLFRDVAETVQANCDAVVQPTTGGGHGMSVEERISVVPELEPEMASCNMGSINFGLYQLLSKFDEFEYEWEEEYLANSRDYVFRNTFEDLETILPTFEEHGTMPELEVYDVGHLYNAKHMVDRGILPTPLHIQFVMGIHGGIGATAKNLNHLVDVADDLFGDEFSFSVIGAGRHEFPLGTQAVSMGGNARVGLEDNLFLERGQLAESNAELVEKMVRLTREVAGREIATPAETREFLGLKGQAETNI, from the coding sequence ATGCGCGATTTCGACAAGAGCATCATCTCGTGTGCCGTGACCGGTGCAATTCACGTCCCGACCATGTCGCCACACCTGCCGATCACCGCCGAGGAGATCGCCCAGGAGGCGATCGACGCGGCCGAGGCGGGAGCCAGCATCGTTCACGTCCACGTCCGCGACGAGGAGACCGGCGAACCGACCTCCGACCTCGATCTGTTCCGCGACGTCGCGGAGACGGTCCAAGCCAACTGCGACGCCGTCGTACAGCCCACGACCGGCGGCGGGCACGGGATGTCCGTCGAGGAACGTATCTCGGTCGTCCCCGAACTCGAACCCGAGATGGCCTCCTGTAACATGGGGTCGATCAACTTCGGGCTCTACCAGTTGCTCTCCAAGTTCGACGAGTTCGAGTACGAGTGGGAGGAGGAGTACCTCGCCAACTCCCGCGACTACGTCTTCCGGAACACCTTCGAGGATCTGGAGACGATCCTCCCGACCTTCGAGGAACACGGCACGATGCCCGAACTCGAAGTGTACGACGTGGGGCATCTCTACAACGCGAAACACATGGTCGACCGGGGCATCCTCCCGACGCCGCTTCACATCCAGTTCGTGATGGGCATCCACGGCGGTATCGGCGCGACGGCGAAGAACCTGAACCACCTCGTCGACGTGGCCGACGACCTGTTTGGCGACGAATTCTCCTTTTCGGTCATCGGCGCCGGTCGCCACGAGTTCCCGCTCGGGACCCAGGCCGTCTCGATGGGCGGCAACGCCCGCGTGGGTCTCGAGGACAACCTCTTCCTCGAACGCGGCCAGCTCGCAGAGAGCAACGCCGAACTCGTCGAGAAGATGGTCCGACTGACGCGAGAGGTCGCGGGCCGCGAAATCGCGACGCCGGCGGAGACCCGGGAGTTCCTCGGCCTCAAGGGGCAGGCGGAAACCAACATATGA